The Papaver somniferum cultivar HN1 chromosome 6, ASM357369v1, whole genome shotgun sequence genome segment CCAAATTCAACTTGTAATTGGATGGTTGGACAACTCTTTTCGTAAATTTTAGGAGAACTATTCTTTAAAGAACGTGATATTATCTATTTCTATCTTCACAATGAGAACTAATCTTCTTCCAAAAGGTGTGCTTAATCAAACTTCAAAGATACAAAGAAATTTTTGCGGGGACATGAGATATACACAAGGACACAAGgaaaattcatttttatcaacTCGAAAAAGATATGTAAAGTAAGAGAACCTGGGTTTCTAGGAATTCGCAGTATGGATTTTGTTAACAAATGTATGGTGACAAAACCAGAGTAGAGCTTTGAAAAAATCGTGCGAGAAATTAATGTGAGCGCTGTTATTTTCGGCTAAGTACTTGTATAATATCTCATTCCGGGATTGTGATCCAAAGTCAAAAATATCCAGTACTAAGAAAAGTATTTTGACTGCCAGGAATATTATGATTAAAATTGTTGTTGGTTTATAGGGAGATGTAAGTATATCGACACCCGGAGAGACCTCTTGAGGGCGCACTTTAAACTTTTCTTATCTCAATGCTAAATCATTTGCCAAATCACCATTCAATTCTATCTTAGATTCGTTATTTGATAGTTACACATTCTGATGGTGGAACGCTAATAAAGTGTCTGTGATTATTTTGAGGCTCGCCTGTCAACATGTTtaaaacccaaaaaaataatTAGTTTTGCTGCTTCAGATTTAGCTTCTTCCAAGATATCTATGCTTTGCCATTGAACCGAAATAATTTTCCCCTGAAGATCGTTTATAGTGACTTGATTGTCTCCATCTATGACCAGATTTTGTAGATTATTCTGATTGGCCCATTTGGTAGTTTGCAGAAGAGATAGAGCTTCTGCTTCTTCAGCTGTTGATGCCCTGAAGACTCCCATTGTTTCTCCTTTGCATGTGCCTAACCAGTTACGGAGCACACAACCAAAACCTGCATTAGTATATTTTGAAACCCAAGAAGCATCACAGTTTAATTTAATACTATCTTTTGCAGGGTAGTTCAATTTACTATGTAAGACTTTTTTTTCTGATTTGTGCAGTAATAATATTAAGATTCAGTGGATGCCAATATGCAAAGTGTCTTGAGATATCTACAACTAGTTGTTCAGGTGTTCATTCTTGTCTCTCGAAAACTCTCAGACATCTTTTCTTCCATATGAACCAGCATTTAGTTGCAGCTAGAGCCATGGATATTGAATTATCTTGTGTGTATttttaacatatcaattacagTGGTATTATGTCAGTGTTTAACTCATGCACCATGTATCTTGTCAGACCCACATCTCGGCTCTTTGTGAAACCATTTGCGGCGCCTTGTCCATAAAACGAAACCATGTTCAACTGAAACAATCCTAATTATTGGTAAAAGATGAAGTGAACGGATCCGTTGACAGGCTCCCTTTCTACAATATCTAACAGTGTATCTTAGTTGTCCAATTCCAATACATGAACGACAGAGATTTCATAGGTTAAACAAACTAGTTGATGGATATTAACGACCCGATTAAATTTCCggctaattttttattttattttctaatatttTTCGGTGATTTTGTTTTCTATTCACGTGTGTTCCTTCGTCTTTCCCTCTTCTTTCCCTTCAGAAGCTTGCCGGTTCATCTTTCCCACTCTCTGTGAAAAATATGAACAAGTATTTTTTTATCCTTCTTTTAGATCTATAATACGAAGAACTGATTCACACCCAATATCCTTTCTAAATCCCATTCATCAAAGGTAATGACGATATTAatatttctcttttcttctttagggTTTGATTCAGTAAATATTTAGCCTAGGGTTTTAGTGGATTATATACTGAACGTGATTGTTTTGTAGGGATTTATTAAATCAATGCTAGATGTTTTATTATCATAGTGGAAATAGTTGTTTCTAGCTTATTGTATGTTGTTCTTTTCAACTCACTGAATCATGAGAATTCTAACGTGATTATGTATAACAGATCTCTTATCATACGTAGCTTTATGATTTATCATCCTATAAATATAAAATCAGaactttgttttctttgtttttcgatTGTACTAATTACACTATTCTTTGTCTACTCAACAGAGGAATGGAAACTACTATTGAAAATAATGAAACTTGTTGTAATGATATGTCATCCAAAGATCTCAAACCAGCAGTTGGTTTGGAATTTTCTTCTATTGAAACAGCTGATTTATTCTACAAAGAATATGGGAGAAGCAAGGGATTTTCTACACGTAAGAGATCatcaaacattaaaggaacaacaaatatgttcggtaacaactcttttcaaacaagtgatatgagtttgacaaaagtatcttccgtttatcccaataaacacctttgtcgggtccttagatctatcttttcaacaactaccaaagtaattattaAGATTATGCAataaatacttttaatcacaaagaatcgtattgatgccgatctactcaactaatcaatacaatttatcacaaagataaaccgattataattggatccttttccatccgaaacaagttttgtgcacaccaaagattatgaacccaaatatcttctttgtcttcaaatcttctttgatcttcaataaacacctgcacacaaacaacttgaatctcttgtgatcaatcacacacagaacggagtctgttaacgatggattatcacaagacgtctttagatctacaaacagtctaaaaatccctgtcgaaacttcgatctagtttgagtgaatcttatatcagaagagaacattctcaagcataaacaaactaggtgcaatcaaagttcaacaatcgttagtcaatcaaatcaaacgaaaactaataagtagtttcccaccaacggtactcgtagagcttcccaatcccaaagaagtctttaaaacgagcggtcgtaagagatttcgcctaattagggtactttcctctccaaatagatggctccacaagtaacaacataactaagtagttttgctggctctgaggattagtttgctagaaatgaaaacttcagtatttatagacaaggaagtttggacaccaaggaatttccaaaaccgaatattctcaaagatatgcaataagggaaaaaacggttttcataattcctggaaatgctttgtccaaatattgacctaaatctcagtagaaaatctccaactaataAATGcacatactaatttttattttctaaagatatgctttttaattgctggaaattaaaagcatagaaaactaaaaaccttaattaaaagattcttaatttatttcgatccgggattctcctttagttattaaggaatatctttgaaaaataaaagataaaagttaCTGCACGAGTTCaaaatatgttgacatctttactttgtaaatcgtttttcatatttacaatcttggaaccgatttgccacacttccaaacaagtttataattggctcatctgacttccaagaactatgtggttgattatcctatcaaatcaccattaatgggttacacggttctacctcaacataaagtttcggttctacctccaagcgagtactaggatcggttacactagctaccataaaatggctaactaagttttaggatcggttaccacttcttatggtaaaacttgtgatcggttgaccaagttataagatcggttacaccaacttactaaaacttgttaaaactcttacaaggatcaattacactctctcttgtggtCATTCACACCTctaactaggatcggttacccaatggctagtatttagtcacaccaatttcaagatatcgatcttaccatcttaggtgattacttaagatcggtttcactaataaaagtcataccaatacaaaagtcaggccttgtgaatagttttaccaatatacataaacaagttatgagaggttatactaaacacacatattggtaatttaaaagatttgcaatgaataacaataccaataagcctagcgatttccttttcgattcacaaaacaagtttatgaatttactttctTTAAACGAACGTTAAAATTGTTTGCTAAGACGAAATCTTcatccatacccatacataatcacaatagcattcatacgattatgtcgatgtcttatatacgaagttcaaaatatagacgttatacttcgtattgtaattccttaatattatgtctaactagagtataatattcacagcttcgcagttatgttttcaatatgtacgacttgaaagatatgttagggaattaaacagttcaagtcaaatattactaacctcaagtggaaggatgatgtcgtcgttgtagcttcttactttttcacgttcttcaactcttcacataatacttgtaatgtctcatatcctaatactttcaatctaacctatacgaagttgactctagtaaataatcaagcgaatctttaaatgagttttgattcactaaaatatgacaaccaatcttgacataccaacgcttggtaggttcaaccaagTTATGCTTTAACATTTAGTGCAACAGTTAAAGATGCTTGGGCAGAGAATTGAGTATAGGCCAGTTGTACTATGTAATGCTTGGTATAACACCGTGACTAAAAAAATCCTAACATACTTGCATGATGTATGAATACATTTATTTCTTGTTCTCAAAATGGTTTTATAAAATATAGAAATTACAGAAAACATTGTCATTGCAGATAAATTATTTCATTCTACGAGAAGTTAAGGTCTAAAGAAGGTATTTTTGTACTTAAGTTAGATATGTGGAAGGAAATTAATTGTATCTCATGGTCATTCTCAGTTTCATGCTACACCTAATGGGCATACATTATCAGGTATATACGTTAATCATGGAATGTGTTACTTCCGCTACATTATCGATACTACTAAATGAATCACCATATGAAATTTCAAAAAGGATTGAAACAAGGTTGTACGCTATTCCCAACCATTTATTATATTTTATCAAGGTCTATAATTATTAATGAAAACACTTCAAACTACTGGCCTGTATGATGGATAAAGTTTTAACATATTTGCACCAAAAAGTAGTCATCTCTACAtacattttatttttctttgaggaGAATTCAGCAACCAGTGTCAATCAATTAAAGACCATTCTTGATATATTTTTCCATCTCAGGGAAATAATAAACCTTAATACATTTCAATAAGGGATGTGGCACACCAAATAGATGGTCTACTATTCAGAAGTTGGGAGTTAGAGATATGAGAATTGATGAAATATATCTGGGTGCAATATCCTTTAGAGTCagacaataaatttttttttgagccATTAGTTTCCAAATTCAACTTGTAATTGGATGGTTGGAGAACTCTTTTCATAAATTTTAGGAGAACTATTATTTTAAGAACGTGATATTATCTATTTTTATCTTCACAATGAGAACTAATCTTCTTCCAAAAGGTGTGCTTAATCAAACTTCAAAGATACAAAGAGATTTTGGCGGGGACATGAGATATACACAAGGACACAAGgaaaattcatttttatcaacTCGAAAAAGATATTAAAGCAAGAGAACCTGGGGGTCTAGGAATTCGCAGTATGGATTCTAACAAATGTACGGTGACAAAACCAGAGTAGAGCTTTGAAAAAATCGTGGGAGCAATTAATGTGAGCGTTTTTATTTTTGGCTAAGTACTTGTATAATATCTCGTTCCGGGATTGTGATCCAAAGTCAAAAATATCCAGTACTATGAAAATTATTTTGACTGCCAGGAATATTATGATAAAAATTGTTGTTGGTTTATAGGAAGATGTAAGTATATCGACACCCGGAGAAACCTCTTGAGGGAGCACTTTAAACTTTTCTTATCTCAATGCTAGATCATTTGCCAAATCACCATTCGATTCTAGTTTAGAGTCGTTATATGATAGTTACACATTCCGATGGTGGAACGCCAATAAAGTGCCTGCGATTATTTTGAGGCAAATCGAATACAAGttgatatatatttattttttttgaaaataagataGATTACCAAGCAGAGTGTTAATCTCTTGATTCAGTCCCATTTGGAATCAACTCGTTAATAGTTGTTCTTCTGGTGACTGAATCTGCAGAATTGACAACATCTGTAATAGCTACAATAGAGTTTTGATTATTACAATCAATTTGTGCTTTGACATAGTCATAAGCAATTGAAGGAAATAAAAACATAGGTGCTTAATTTAACCAACAGTCAGTAGCATTTTCTTTCCTCCCGTTCTTTGCTAGTAAGTCTGCAACTTTGTTGGCTCGCCGTCAACATGTTTAAAACCCAAAAAAGAAACTAGTATTGTTGCTTCATATTTAGCTTCTTCCAAGATAGCTATGCTTTGCCATTGaactgaaacaatttttcccTAAAGATAGTATATAGTGACTTGATTGTCTCCCTCTATGACCAGATTTTGTAGATTATTCTGATTGGTCCATTTGGTAGTTTGCAGAAGAGCTAGCGTTTTTGCTTCTTCAGTTGTTGATGCCTTGAAGACCCCCATTACTTCTCCTTTGGCTGTGCCTAACCAGTTACGGAGCACACAACCAAAACCTGCATTAGTGTCTTCTGAAACCCAAGAAGCATCACAGTTTAATTTTTAATACTATCTTTTGCAGGGTAGTTCCATTTAGTATGTAAGACTTTTTTTTTCTAGTTTGTGCAGTAATAATATTAAGATTTTGTGGATGCCAATATGAAAAGTGTCTTGAGATATCTACAGCTAGTTGTTCAGGTGTTCATTCTTGTCTCTCGAAAACTCTCAgacatctttccttccatatgAACCAGCATTTAGTTGCAGCTAGAGCCATGGATATTGAATTTATGTCACCTTTCAACCATTCATTGTATTTATTTAAGAAGGAGGTATTATTAGTGATAGAGTTTACTCCCAGTGATGCCATTGGTGTTATGTTCCAGACAGCTTGAgcataaaaacaataaaaaaacagATGATAAGTTGATTCATTGGCCTGTTTGCAGAAAATGCACTGAGTTTCCACATCAAGGATTGAGCCTAATTTCCCTCTTGTTGGTAGAGTGTCTTGCAAGCATTTCCATGTAAAATGCTGTATTCTTTGTGAGGTACCCATTCTCCAAAGACCCTACCAAAATCTTTTAGTCTCAGTAGAAACTGATCCCAAAGGATTAAGCAATTTAGCATGTAGATATTTTACTGAGAATTCACCATTTCTGATGAGCATCCATCTCAGTTTATCTCTTTTCAGATTTCCATTGTTGGAGGAGTAAAGTCtgatattcaaaaattcaaaaactaatGAACTGTCAAAAAAAGAATGTAACAAGGATTTGTTCCACTTCTTTGTGTCATGATTGATCAAATCAGACACAAGTGTTATATTGGAAAATCTGGTAATTGAGTTAGCCAGAGGTTGGTCCCTAGTGGGTAACCATTTGTCATCCCAAAAGTTGATAGAGAAGCCATCTCCTACTTCCCAAAAGTTGTATTCCTTTATATGTTCAATACCTTGCAATATacatttccatatccaagaagctGAAGACTTCTTCTTAGAATTAATGCACCAGTTTATTTAAAATATTTTCCTTTTAAAAATTTTGCCCATAACTCATTAGGTTTGCTAACTAATCTCCATGCTACCCCACTGATCATGGCTTGGTTAACTATGTTAGCTTCTTTGAAACCCAACCCCTCCTGGTTAATTGGGTTACATAGAAAATCAAAGGCTTTGATATAAATGCCTTTAAAATTAGTGTTTTtcccccaccaaaaatctctttgaatgCCATTTATTCATTTTGTAATCTTTTTTGGTAAAACGAAACAACCCATGTTAAAAATAGGCATGCTTGAGAGAATTGATTTGTTTAAAACAATTTTGATGGACTGAGAGAGTACTTTTGCTAACCAATTTTTGACTCTTTGTTCCATTTTTTCAATTATGTGATTAAAAGATTTAAGTTTTGATCTATCAACAAAGAGAGGGACTCCTAGGTGGGTATCTCTTATTATGATGTTCTTTATTTTCTCCTAATGTTTACTATGAATTCTCTTACTGAAAAATAATCCTGACTTAGTAAAGTTTATAACTTGTCCTGGACAGTCACTAAAGAGATTAATAGCATCTAAGAGGTTTTTGCAACTACCTAAGTCAGCCTTAGTGAAAAGAAAaagatcatcagcaaaaaataattgATATAATATTTGGATGAATAATTTGAAAACCCAAGTACGACTTCAATTCTATTTGAAGCTTTACTATACCCACCCCATGATAATAACCTATAGAAGGGCTAACATAGCTCGTCCCTGATTTTGGCCCATTAAACTTTAGTTATGAATaacttgtgtttttttttcttagccGATACATATAAATGTTATTAGATAATATAATTTCCAATCCATATAATTTTAGCCTATGTAATAAGAGAATTATAACCTAGTAAGAAATATATCCAATCACACTctgttattaatttttttttcttttcaatacaCTGTTATTTATCTAGTTGTCTATAACAAATTATGGTTGCCAACTACGTGATTCGCTTCGAAAAATTTATCTACCTTGACAACAATACTTCACCCCTGTCCAAGGAAAAATTCAGAGTCCATCCCGACTTCGACATGGGGAATAACCGGAGCGGGACAACTTCGAGTAAGGCCGCACAAAAATAGCAGACTAATAGTTGGTAACTTTTTTAATATAGTTTTccattcagaaaaataaaaataaaagtataCCATTAGAGGTACAAGCACTAGTTAATATATAGTATGTTAAAGACGACTTCTAATTGTTGTCCGACCTAATTAATCTTTTCGCTAGTTTCTGTAGAAGTTGTTTTTTATTGCAGTAGTTTAaaacaatttttctttctttgctcGGTACTCGGTAGGACATCAGTGCTTCTTCTAGTTCTTCTCTGTCAACTCTGTTGACTTTTAGTCCGTGTTTACGGTTTGAACGTTTCAAGAGTCAACATTCCAAACTCTTTCTGCCATTGCATACACGGTCTTCACTTTGAACCTTTCTTTCTTCATGTTCCTAGTCTCCTAAGCCGCGTTCACCTACTATATATCTTCCTTACATAATTATATATACAGCCATGCCTTCTTATCTTCAGAATCAAACCAAACAACCTTACAAAAAAGAACTGTACATTCCCATTGTGAACAAAAAAGGCAGTACTCTTGATTAATTTGTAGCAAATCAAGAACTCTATACAACAGGTAAAAACTAGTTGATAATCATGATCTCAACATGGAGAGAACGAAAAGCTCGAAGACGTGCATGCGGTAAGATTCCGTCGTTATCAAATAACATAAGTGAACAAAAGATGGAGGTAACAATTCCGCGGCATTTTCTATGTCCGATATCACTTGATCTTATGAAAGATCCTGTTACGTTATCAACAGGTATAACTTATGATCGAGAGAGTATCGAGAAATGGATTGAAGCCGGGAACTTCACTTGTCCAGTCACGATGCAAGTGTTAAACAACATGGAGCAAATCCCAAATCATACTATTCGTAGAATGATACAAGATTTGTGTGTGGATAATCGTTCTTATGGAATTGAACGTATTCCAACACCTCGAATTCCAATCTCTTCCATTCAAGTCTTTGAAATTCTTTCAAGTATTACATCAGCTACTCAGCGTGGAAATCATTCTGAATGTATGGAAGTGGTGAAAAAGATGAAGAATTTTGGTAGAGAATGCGAGAGAAATAGGCGGACTATCGTCTCTAACGGAACCGGCAGTGTATTGTCAGCCACATTCCACAAATTTGCGTCAGTGAAAGATAGTACTGCAGAAGAATTACTCGAGGAGATCTTAGAAGTGTTGCCATGGACATGCCCACTTGACACAGAAGGTAAATCATATCTAGGATCATCCGAGTCTTTACGTCGCATGGTATCATTTACAACATCTGGAAGTATCTCAAGAAGACGCAACGCCGTTTTAGCAATCAAAGATGTTCTTTCCTCAGGCTACAGGCGAAAAGATTTTGCAGAAATAGATGGAGTTATGGAGGCTTTATTTAAGCTAGTTAAAGAACCAATATGCTCTACAACTACAAAATCTGCTTTAGTGATAATATACTATTTAGTCACATCGAATGATGAGAAGATCAAAGCAATATCTGCAGATATGGGTTTGGTTTCACTGCTTGTGGAAATTCTTGTTGATTCAGATAGAAGCATATGTGAGAAAGCTCTAGGTGTTCTTGATGGAATATTCAGTGTTAAAGAAGGTTTAGAGAAGGGTTACAATCATGTTTTAACAATACCAGTATTGGTTAAAAAGCTTCTTCGGATTTCGGATTTGGTGACGGAGTTCTCCGTATCGGCTCTTTTGAAACTCTGCAAGAATGATGAAAACAGAGATCAAGAAAGAAGTGTGTTGGTTGAAGCTTTACAAGCTGGTGCTTTTCAGAAGCTTTTGTTGATGTTGCAAGTTGGGTGTAGCGAAAGAACAAAAGAGAAGGTAACTGAGCTTTTGAAATTGATGAACAACAAAAGGAATACAGCCGAATGTATTGAATCAATGGATTTTAAGCAACTTGCAAGACCATTTTGAGTAGTTAGTTACATATGTAATTGAGTGATGAAAGAAAAAGCTTAGGAATAGAGTATTTTTTTACACTTTGTTAACCTAGcctttttaggggccacccgaaaggatttaggggccatcaatttatacccagccaaagactctagttaaggggtaccctatatgatattgaaattacataaatgcccttctggtaaaactgtataaaaaccaaatcaaaaaaaattctactcatttcaactcttcttcttccagtttcatattatctttcgattgtggaagaaaaaaaaactttcactcgttcttgtgttcaaccgaaacatcgccgcaaatcgtaaaatcaaaacatcgtcgattcgtttataaaacaatggataagggaaataaaacccacagacctagaaccaaaaacgttgctcggggtatcgatccaaagattgggattttagcaagaaataaagaaattgttgctgcaaatgaagaagaacgcgaagaagaagtacccgtcgatgtagtcggtggttgcgattccgatagtcaaacacttcgtcaacttcaaatagccccaattaggtaagaatctatcatttttggggtttatttcgctttaattcgacgaatcgagaaaaaaattcaagggttttcggttatttatccagattcggacgatattcatgcttatttacttccgaatgtagtcgtgttcttcatttctcaagaacatcgacagtattcgggagaaatatttgatggttatcggccgaatattgttggccatatcttcctggatacaaactggtaataatcggtagtttaatgaattttttggctcccgaatatgtttaagtagacacacagtattcggaagtacactcactaccgaatatatatatatatatatatatatattgaaaaaatctcaaaatttctgatataggaaaaatcccattttggggccagtatttattcggaagacaatataatgttttatacctccgattgtgtaggataaaattttagagtttttgaactccagttgatgaatattcggttgtaaacatgtttagttatattccgattgtttttcattcaggaaaaatatgtgtcttcttacttccgaatttgttcattcgggttatagttgtgtactttgtcttccgattgtgtaggatgaaaaatttagagcttctgaactccaattgatgcatattcggttgtaaatatgtttagttagatttcgattgttttgtattcgggaacaatatgtgtcttcttacgtccgaatgtgtacattcgggttatatttccatactttgtcttccgattgtataatttgtaaatattgttcctttctttgttgtttagacaaagtcgagaaaggaggaagaaagtgacagctagtgctaggagggaaaggagtgccaaagataattcaagtgctgaataaagcttacaagaacaaagcagtcaacaaggagtgccaccaagtgctgaacaaagtgtagaacaacaaggcagtgaaaaaggggtgcaaccaagtgttgaacaacccgctcaacaaagtgcagaaccaactgctccacaagttacaccccaccatgaaattgaaccagttgatccagtgccaagagtagaagaagaaggacaaccaagtggtacccaaaaagccaaaaaaggaaaatatggtgtaaagaaggatattgctaagaaagcatcacatcttgtccctcggcacttgaagaagaagggtattccagcaggcacaatccttgggctaccggcggatagaggaaaattgctatttggatacaaagactcatgggccagagaaatatacgaaaccgaggtaataaaattactattttttattaatgtattgtctatgtgttatatcttaatatttgtattaaggattttttatgtactttaataggatcatcaagatgcggtccgtctactcaaacctaccgccgcaccaacaaaaatgcttgtgtggcctttatccggtgaatgtgaaaggttcaagtcaattgttgccaactcggggttagctaatgccgccgagaattcattgttggaacatgatcgtgtggccatatcggcgttcatggagagaatgtatcctgagaccgatactttccatatgccgtttggggagatgacgattactccggatgatgttgtgcagattcttaaccttcccgaccaaggcacagctgtgaagtttaactacacaaagcagttaagttgggcacaactttatgctctaactaaaaagtgcttaggttgggatgaagagacaacaacagcagagtttaggaggcatgcaagttacagaacaagacatatcaacattacagctttgatgaatatgttccgaggcaccttggagaaggaaaagaatggaacgttaactgatgagcaagtgaaccacgctgccatcgcatatctcctttgtgtattggaatgtgtcatattccccaatacttctggcaaccggatcgacgccaaccttatacaacttttggatcctctccatgaagtcggtgactattcttggggaacggcatgcctagcattcttgatggaagagttgagaaaggcttcgaggctaggaacctgccaagttgccgggaacgtggctctattgcaggttttttctttaactctataactcactctatagtcattcggtagacaatacatatgatgcatattcataactccaaatgacgcatattcggtaggaaatgatccatctctttttccgaatgttggttattcggtggctaggtacttattttgttttc includes the following:
- the LOC113288315 gene encoding U-box domain-containing protein 21-like, translated to MISTWRERKARRRACGKIPSLSNNISEQKMEVTIPRHFLCPISLDLMKDPVTLSTGITYDRESIEKWIEAGNFTCPVTMQVLNNMEQIPNHTIRRMIQDLCVDNRSYGIERIPTPRIPISSIQVFEILSSITSATQRGNHSECMEVVKKMKNFGRECERNRRTIVSNGTGSVLSATFHKFASVKDSTAEELLEEILEVLPWTCPLDTEGKSYLGSSESLRRMVSFTTSGSISRRRNAVLAIKDVLSSGYRRKDFAEIDGVMEALFKLVKEPICSTTTKSALVIIYYLVTSNDEKIKAISADMGLVSLLVEILVDSDRSICEKALGVLDGIFSVKEGLEKGYNHVLTIPVLVKKLLRISDLVTEFSVSALLKLCKNDENRDQERSVLVEALQAGAFQKLLLMLQVGCSERTKEKVTELLKLMNNKRNTAECIESMDFKQLARPF